One Nicotiana sylvestris chromosome 12, ASM39365v2, whole genome shotgun sequence genomic window carries:
- the LOC104235984 gene encoding protein SRC2 homolog, producing the protein MSMVYGIQGQLLEVTVVACNKLKDTEWISRQDPYVCLEYGSSKYRTRTCTDGGKNPTFQEKFVFTLIEGLREINAVVWNSNTVNTDDFIGSGKIQLQKVLSHGYDDTAWPLQTKRGRHAGEVRLIMHYANANKPATSHAPSGSPYGAPTPGSYPYSAAPQHAVSHPPPSAYPAPSHPPTSAYPAPSPYPAVPPPSAAYHPPSPYPPQPTAYPSPYSSTSAYPPPPYPPQGYSYPPGPYPGAYPPRSH; encoded by the exons ATGTCGATGGTATATGGCATCCAAGGCCAGCTTCTAGAAGTCACTG TTGTTGCTTGTAACAAATTGAAGGATACTGAATGGATTTCAAGGCAAGATCCCTACGTTTGTCTTGAATACGGCAGTTCTAAATACCGTACTCGTACTTGTACTG ATGGCGGGAAAAATCCTACATTTCAAGAGAAATTCGTGTTTACGCTCATTGAAGGGTTGCGAGAGATTAACGCTGTTGTCTGGAATAGCAATACCGTTAATACAGATGATTTCATAGGAAGCGGAAA GATTCAACTACAGAAAGTTCTGTCTCATGGATACGACGATACTGCTTGGCCACTCCAGACGAAGAGGGGCAG GCATGCAGGAGAGGTTCGACTAATAATGCATTATGCAAATGCCAAT AAGCCCGCAACAAGCCATGCTCCATCAGGCTCTCCATATGGAGCACCAACTCCTGGATCATATCCATATTCGGCAGCTCCGCAACATGCAGTTTCTCACCCACCACCTTCTGCCTATCCAGCACCATCTCACCCACCAACTTCTGCGTATCCGGCACCATCTCCTTATCCCGCAGTCCCGCCTCCTTCTGCAGCATATCATCCACCATCTCCTTATCCTCCTCAACCTACTGCTTATCCTTCACCTTACTCATCAACTTCAGCATATCCACCTCCGCCTTATCCTCCACAGGGTTACTCTTACCCTCCAG GTCCATACCCTGGAGCCTATCCTCCGCGGTCACACTGA